One genomic window of Micropterus dolomieu isolate WLL.071019.BEF.003 ecotype Adirondacks linkage group LG06, ASM2129224v1, whole genome shotgun sequence includes the following:
- the LOC123973031 gene encoding zinc finger and BTB domain-containing protein 14-like: MSDLLRYIDYDHKATFLKMLNQQRMEGEHCDVVVVVENIEFRAHRCVLAACSNYFKKLFKKQSEEDNSIVELDFIRSDIFEEVLNYMYTARLAVRKKDINMMMSSGQILGINFLDNLCTQKRELTNMKTRENQAPGDHGMRAQDAILKELAMEEVRKNSFYDQGMDSMGPGGSHVSQPHNYNTNMSKDPHSHGWGSSSTSDMKLEYLLYGHRDHGSCQSTGAKPMDHNAKKERLLTANRPYGCEHCPKAFTTAAHLKEHLKIHSGFKPHRCVVCGKAFIRGPDLKRHERVHSNERPFACQMCEKAFKHKSHLKDHERQHRGERPFNCGSCDKAFIKASDLKRHWNTMHSGNSRRQMSLSPAASQQGQAEATDQRDWKMETGPHSHNSGDC; the protein is encoded by the coding sequence ATGTCTGACTTACTGAGATATATCGACTATGACCACAAAGCCACCTTTCTGAAAATGCTCAACCAACAGAGGATGGAGGGTGAGCACTGtgatgtggtggtggtggtggagaacATAGAGTTCAGGGCTCACCGCTGTGTCTTGGCAGCATGCAGCAACTACTTCAAAAAGCTTTTCAAGAAACAGAGTGAAGAGGACAACTCCATCGTGGAGTTGGACTTCATCCGCTCTGACATCTTTGAAGAGGTGCTCAATTACATGTACACAGCCAGGCTCGCTGTGAGGAAGAAGGACATCAATATGATGATGTCATCCGGCCAGATCCTGGGGATCAACTTCCTGGATAACTTGTGTACCCAGAAACGTGAGCTGACCAACATGAAGACCCGGGAGAACCAGGCTCCCGGAGACCACGGGATGCGAGCTCAGGACGCCATCCTGAAGGAGCTGgccatggaggaggtgaggaagaaCAGTTTCTATGACCAGGGCATGGATAGTATGGGGCCCGGGGGCTCTCATGTGTCTCAGCCGCACAACTACAACACCAACATGAGCAAAGATCCTCACAGCCACGGCTGGGGCTCCTCTTCCACCAGCGACATGAAGCTGGAGTACCTGCTGTACGGCCACCGCGACCACGGCTCCTGCCAGAGCACGGGTGCGAAGCCCATGGACCACAACGCCAAAAAGGAGCGGCTGCTCACCGCCAACCGCCCCTACGGCTGCGAGCACTGCCCGAAAGCCTTCACCACCGCTGCCCACCTCAAGGAGCACCTGAAGATCCACTCCGGCTTCAAGCCTCACCGCTGCGTGGTGTGCGGCAAGGCCTTCATCAGGGGCCCCGACCTGAAGAGGCACGAGAGGGTCCACAGCAACGAGAGGCCCTTCGCATGTCAAATGTGCGAAAAGGCCTTCAAGCACAAGTCTCACCTGAAAGACCACGAACGGCAGCACCGGGGCGAGCGGCCATTCAATTGCGGCTCCTGCGACAAAGCCTTCATCAAAGCGTCGGATCTGAAGCGCCACTGGAACACGATGCATAGCGGCAACTCCCGCAGACAGATGTCCCTGTCTCCTGCTGCCTCCCAGCAAGGCCAGGCAGAGGCTACCGACCAGAGAGACTGGAAAATGGAGACCGGGCCACATTCGCACAACTCGGGGGACTGTTGA